The Littorina saxatilis isolate snail1 linkage group LG1, US_GU_Lsax_2.0, whole genome shotgun sequence nucleotide sequence tcgctatccTTCTCACCATCTAGATAACACAGAGTCTTTATTATCCTTGACGACACACAGGATTTTCGTATTCCCGACTCccaaggaagtcgccgcggattgccacttcgctcgattagcgattactttattagctctctactcaagagtcggcgcttttctttttctttcgcgaatcttcgtttgtcaacaagacagtcgtcgtgacaagatagcgtgcagaaaaaaaccggatgtatcaggatctcgcgcgcgcgagatttagTTTTTATTTCATCTCGCGatagccgccatgttgtgttttcgtctgctcgaaatatgcgcaaaagtcgtaaatcatcccaaaaagctcggtcgtaagtcgcgttttgggtcattatccttgacgatacacaggatttgcgtcttcccgactcctaaggaagtcgccgcggattctaTGGTGCGCgagatttagtttttttttgtcTCGCGATAGGTCGAGGAGCAAGAGCCgccatgtattgttttcgtctgctcgactacaaatgcgcgaaagtcgtaattcatccccaaaagctcggtcgtaagtcgcgttttggggtgagtcgttcactgggggttcattatatagtagaatgcatccgtggtagcaaaatcggtcgtaaaaagggggtggtcgtaaacaggggggtcgCTATGGAGGAGTTCTACTGTACTACAAACGGCACCCAAGACTACAGTACTGTCTCCATACGcaaatttagctgcccttggaaaatGGCTCGCTCACGAGGCCTGTGGATATGAATttagaaggacagagttgtgtATGTACAGTTAAGACAAAGaaccaaaaagaacaaacatttcgcgcatgcagacacagacactgagaaaGACATCATAAAGAATGGGATGCTTCAAAAGATGCAGACTGTGACTTCATTCACACATACCGAGatgtcattcatagttgttcggtcattttcgtcaaaaagtaAATATCTCCACAATCATGGCTGACGGGTTAGTCCTTTCAAAGCGTGAGTATAAAAAACGTGTtagttctctcctctgttgaagctgtgagacataaatgctattcagacttcgtgtgacagagttttcttctacactcgattagctgatgtctaactcagcctaaCTCAGTAActgcttcgttagacaatcaactaAACTcttgtggaagaaaacgtctgtcacacgaccaagtctgaatagcaggtaatgtcaTACTACACAACGTTCATTCGAGCCTTAATCATTTCAGTCTACTCTTGCATCTTCTGAATATCTAATGTATCCATGCTGAGGTGAATGTTAGTGCAGAGATTCTTTGGATTCTTTTGTTGTTAAAGTTCCCCTCGGGTCTGCAAATTTCAGTGGAAACCTGTGTGGTTTTCCCCCAAAAGAAAATAGTCTCAGAGGGAAAAAAAATCCACGTGTCACTGAgagggagtttgtgtgtgttgtgtggtccTTATGGTCACTGATCGTCAGATGCTCATTAATGTGTTAGTTCGAAAATATTCTTCAGAAATTATAGACGGTGCATTGGCCTTTTTTTTGACATGTATCACAAAACATAAGTCCCTTATCGTATCAAAGCCAAGGGTTACCCCTCAGTCAATGTTTTTAGAACGTTCCTTCGaaatttgttgttgtcttcCGAATCATTAGCTGTCGGACGCATGTTGTTCGCCGCTTTCGCTGCCATCCCCTTCATTTGTTTCATTGTAAGGTGAGGTTGACGGGCAAGCTGAAATGAATTCCTTTCCAGACCTGGCAATaatcttacttttttttttaggccatATTTCAGGTGTGGGTTGAAGAGCCTACTGAATgtcacatctatatatatacgactagtgtctgtctgtctgtctgtctgttcgcgatgcacggccaaagttctcggtggatctttttcaaatttggacaccgtattcagctacaccccggacacaacctcatcaatgagatatttcaacacgtgctctcagcgcgcagcgctgtgcgcgctgaatcgattttgttgttgttgttgttgtcgggatccactaccagtaactcttccttatcttctccagtgttttcagccgcgattatctcccttcctccgtgtggcgtcaatccatatttccgttactacgttactatttttagaaggtcactgcacgttactatttttagaaggtctccagtgttttgcgcgtttatctcctttccttcgtgagccgatcccaggcgcagcctggttttcggctctacttcttcccggcgaagccggtaatcatctagttacacatatatatatatggcttgtgtgtgtctgtctgtctgtgtcacttcgcgatgcacggccaaagttctcgatggatctgcttcaaatttggtgggcatattcaggtagaccccggacacaatctggtcgatgaaaattttcaacacgcgcgcgcagcgctcaaccgattttggtttttctgtacatccattcccagtaactcttccttatcttctccagtgttttgcgcgtttatctcccttccttcgtgtggcgtcaatcgcgtacaatGCGCCGgtaaagccggcgtacacccggcaaagccggcgtacacccggcaaagccggcgtacacccggcaaagccgggtattcggctctacttcttcccggcgaagccgtgtacccggcgaagcgggtattcatctagtatttaCATGTCCACACAATATGTGTGATTGAACCTTTTTTCCCAATCCTCAGTTTGGTATAATTTTTGCTCTTGACTTTTCTCAAAAGATGATTTTCAAAAAAGATAGTACAAGCAAAGATTTTTTCTCAGAATCCTGAACTTTCGGAGTGAATAGAAGTTGTAAGAATTATACCTTTGTGCATTTTTCGTAACTAGGACGATAAATACATGTTGCTCACAGTCACTGTTTCTTGTTTCCGTATGGTTTCAGTATTTCAACGGCAGAAAGCATTATTGGGCAGTGGAGGGAGACATTAAGACTGACATTGGTGACATCATCCTCATCGAACGACTGCCAGAGAAATTGACACCATTGGTCACTCATGAGATCAAGGAGCAAGTGTTCAAAATTGGTGCTGTTGTAGACCCAGTGACTGGAAACCGTTGCAGAGGAACAATATTTATTGACGAGGAACTGAGACAGTTAGAAGCAGAGCAGATTGAAGAGGAAAGAGAGAAGAAAGCATCAAGATCATCAACGTGATAAACATCCATTGCTGGAACGAACACTGACTTTGACTTGAAAGTGTGAAACAGTTAGATTTTTTCCCTTGCATCTTGTGTGAGTAAATAAATGTAAGGGGTGGCTGGGGCCACAAAATCATGGTGAATGCAAAACACATTTCTTtttatgacacacacacaaagaaatgaaACTAAGTACTGAAACCAAGTTTGCCAATAGTCCACggaagaaagaaaatgaaacaagaactgcaacaacaaagaaacagtAACAAGATCAAAagcaaagacaaacagaaagatgaCGTGCCTTTTGAATGGAGGGTCAAGTCAATGGAATATGCAAAGTAAATGTTTTCTTTTAAGAAGTTAAGGTCACtatgcatttttatttttatatagcTCATGAGCCTATATCTGCAAATGCAAGATGTGTTCATGATtgcgaagaaaaaaaaaggcttGTGATTGTGAATAACTGAATATGGCCGTTTggtttatgtgcgtgtgtgcttgcaaATAAATGTTAACTCATGTATGACTATGAAGGATAAGactgtgtatgattgtgtgttcATTTAGGAAATTACTGTGtggatgcatgtgtgtgcatactCATTACCACACATTCAAATCATATTTACTATTGAGGACGAAGGTCTTAAGATTTTCTTATTTTATTAACAAAactgaaaatacacaagtttaGTTGAACACAAAAACTAGGCATAATATGCTATCTTAGGAATCCAACAGTTTTGCGTTTTAGTCCCTTTTGCTCTTCTTCTTTTAGTGTCTCCAGAAGTTTCTCATTGACTGCTTTGCCGACCCTCTTGCCAACCTGtaaaaataacaaacacacaacaaatgtAACAGTATCATGTAAGGAAAAAGTTCCTGAGGGGTATATCTCCTTAAAACTATTTTATAGAAAACTAAAGAAACAAGAGtttaaatttaatttttatccATCTTActggacacacacacgccaaggcaTGCAGGAAACTAGAAAGCTGCATTGTGAATACAGGGGAAGTAATTCTTTAACTAAAAGGTCCAGTATTTTGCAcaaatgcaatcatttttttacattttttaaaaagACCGATACAGACTAAACAAAGACCCCCCGCCCCCTTTTTGTATCTAGGatttaaacgcacacacacacaagggaaAATATTTGTATTTCAAACAGATTTTGTTGTGAACTATACTACACTCAAAATAGTAAGTTGCATGTGGGAATGGCCACTTACACTTGCAGATTTGCAAACTCTGTTTTTACCTGCATCATCTCTGTAATACTGTCGGGGTCCAGTGATCCACGACCTTCCTTCACTGTGGCGGTGACAGATCCTGAGGCGGTGACAGCCATCATGAGACGAGCCAGGCAGCATGCTTCCTCTTTCTGTGATGCATCCACGATGTGATTGTGGCCAATctaaacacaataaacaacagGTAGTGAAATGATTGTAATTATATATTGTTAATCCTTTCAGATTTCTTTCTCTGaaataaataagaaagaaagttcCTTGCTTACAAGAATTGAACAACAGCCCATAAACTCACTTTGCCAACTTTTTAAAAAtgtaacagaaagaaaaagatttATTGGTTAATTGAAATGGGTATTGAAAATCATGATATTTGGAGTTGTGACAGGCTAGACATATGAACTCATGCTCACGTGATCAACAGTTCATGTTTAAATACCAATCTACTTTGATGACAATTCTCAGAAGTTTCCCTTActatccatgcaaacacaattcCAATTTCCTGTTGCACACTGTGTGCTCCTGTGCAATGATCTAATGATGAATCCATAACTGTATATCCACACAAGAACAggtttaaaaagaatacagcatTTGAGGAAGCAAGCACTTCAATTGTTTAAAAAGCCCATGTGCAGcttaacaaaaaaataaactaACAAAAATGGTTTCCACTTGTACatgtacaaaatataaatattaattctgttaaaaaacaaaaacaacaaccgttTTCTCCACAGAAAGCAGCCTATCTGTTGACTTTGTATatatcaggggtgggactctcttgtgatgaaaaaagaggaaataccttttttctaggggggttcgggggcatgctcccccgaaaatGTGTTAAATGGTacggtacattaaaatctgtacaatctggtgcattctgagagtAAAATTCAACTGACAACTCGTTTGGATTAGGTAGgtaaaaaaagacattctcctcacccccccataaaaaataaaaaaattcacacaacaatggtaacattgtaatgatgcatacttacgtaatgaaccatgtatccataatccaatactggcaatagtatgattcaatgcattgaagctcaaaatgactatttgttatcaggagttttcagtcagcacaatttaactctcaagcctccagtgttctgttccatcttcacttctctccatatcattcagtcaacaagttatagatactgtgatgaaatgggacgcggaaaaatagattactccagcggaattcgtaagttgtgtccacgGAAATCCACGGATTcacggaaaagtcccacccctgatatATATTCAAGCAGAGGGGTGCTCATAAAGCACGTGTAAATGCCTTGGCAAATCAACATCAGTTCTCAttatgtttaaaggcacagtgcgcctcccgtaaaccatcacagatactgtcaggcttttacacacagtacaaacacccttccatttgaacgctcaccgaacgggagcatcctaggtgccctacgtaaagagcgagcaattttcaaagaattaattttgcggattgtctccgcacacaatcggaccgtggtgcgttttggcgctagacctaacttttaaaatctaaataataaattgacagcttgttacacaaacattcttaaatcataaaagaattcttttttcatcaagacaagatcagtacaattcgaagttttgaaagtttgaaaaaagaaaagcccggaagcagggtcacgcaaggtcgtggttctcgtagcagacgacggtttatgcctatcgccagttcctttgaacagtcaaaagccatcgctagagttcttgtgaaccacagctgtttgtttcgtgcatagtcagaggtacataataacgtgctattgcagataatctcacagcgaattacaaac carries:
- the LOC138950605 gene encoding uncharacterized protein, encoding MSKWGMLVIGQVLKRGTVRPDTVKVRCLKMKLDNHLNKVRSRRGFYGARDLVFFCLAIGRGARAAMYCFRLLDYKCAKVVIHPQKLGRKSRFGYFNGRKHYWAVEGDIKTDIGDIILIERLPEKLTPLVTHEIKEQVFKIGAVVDPVTGNRCRGTIFIDEELRQLEAEQIEEEREKKASRSST